TTTTTGAAGCTGTGTGACTTTCCATAATTATTTTTGTAACCCCGTGTTTTCCCCTATGCAACAGCAATGAAAGTCTTAACACAAAAGGTTAGTTTTTAACAAAACGTGCTTGCTTTTAAAGCAGCAAGGAGGGGGGTTTCTGGGGAGACTGTGCCCCTTCCCATCCGCAGGAAGGGGGTGCTCAGAGGTCggggagcctggggctggggaaaggAAGAACATGGGGGAGGAGACTGGCCTGAGATGAAGAAGAACCCCTGGGCTTGCCAAGACACGTGGGCCGTGCTTCCCGCGCCAGACACCACCCCCCCAAATGTACTGGTGCCACTTAGCTTGGGGAGGACGACACGCCCAGGGTTGTGCAGGCCCCACTAAAGAACCCACAGTGTTGCTCACAAAGTATTAGCCTCACAAGAGAAAGGCCTGTCTTGTTTGCTGCTGTAACCCTCATGCCTAGGATACTGACgggtctggcacagagcagattctcagtaaatatttgtggaatgaatgactgACTGGAAAAGAGGTAACACAGGCCACCTCCTACTTTTTGAGGCTTCTGTGGGACGGGAGGGTTCCTGCACGGTGTCTGATGCCAGGATCCCTCCACTCCTCAGTCTTCATCCCTTGAAAAGCGAAGGGAAAGGAGCACTTTGCTGAGCACACATACTCCACAGCACACACTCCATAATGCAAAGTACAAAGTGCCTGCCATTCACTATCATTCCACAGTCACAGCAACCCCATAAAGGTGATTCAACTATTCCTGTGTAACCGATGAGGAAACAGAATTAgcaaggttaagtgacttgctcaattCAGACTAGGAGGTGACAGAGATGGCCCTCAATCCCCAGTCAGTCTACATACAGGCCCGGTGCCAGGCTGTCCCTGCTCAAAGCAACTCTCACTCCCTATCAGCCCTCAGTTCCCTCCCCAGGCTGTCTCCCCGGCCCCGATGACCAGGTTCTTCAGTCGAGGGCCACCAGTGTGTCTGAGCCTGACCCTGGGTTTCTCGGTGAGACCATGGGAGAGGAGCGGACAGGGAGGGGAAGCCTGACTCACCATGCGGAACTGGGCCTGGGCCTGCTGCAACAGGCTCTCCTGCTCAGACTGGGCGATGCTGACAAAGATGCCGACCTCTGGGTTGAACTGCAGGATGCTGCCTTGCAGGCGGGCAACGAAGTGGCCAAAGCTGCGAATGCAGCAGATGCGCACGACCGTCTGTGAGGAGACGTGGGAGGCGGCCCGGCTGAGCAGGGTCCTCCAGGCCCgctggcccccggcccctcccctccgCCGTCCCTGCCAGCCCAGCCAACTCAGCAACACGGGCTCCCTCGTAAGGCCTGTGGTCTGTGGGGTGGAAAAGAGGAGCGCCGAGGCCCAGGGCCTCTAGCTAACGGAAAAGGAGTGAGCAAGTAGGGTAAGGGACTCCCAGAAGGACTAGAGCAGCAGGACTCAGGGCTGAGAAGAAAGAGACAAGGGCACGGGCTGAGAGGATGAGACCTGGGTTCTTATGCCACCTTTCTCTGGGTCTCAGATCCTAACGTGTAAAATGAAAGGACAAACTAGATCACCATTTCCAACTTATGTTTTTGGTCAGCAAAACCCTTCTTTCCCCATCAAACAAAAATCTTATCTAGAatgctaaaatataaaaaagactaTCAAGCCAAGCTGGAGGAGGAACCaacgcgggggtgggggtggtgtgtgcgtgcgtgtgtgtgttggggacgGGGGCTGGGATGCCTGTCCACTTGGCTTCCCTTTGCTGCCCCAAGACGGCCCATGTGGTGACACAGATTCAAGGGTGAAAGTCACTGGACTAAATGGGTAGCACATTCTTTTCCAGCTCCAACTTTCTGACTGTTTGCTGGTCAGCTTAGAGGAGGCTGGGCTCAGAAGAGAAAAGAGATCAACAGAGATTTCAAAGCACTAATAATTTACTTGTTTTGTCCTCTCCAAaaggtggagaaaggggaaggaggctTGTTCTACAAAGGGAGACACTACCAAGAGCAAACCTGTGGAAGGACATCCTGCCAAGAAGGAAAGGAAGTCCAAATGGTTCACTGAGTGAAAAAGGATTCACAGCTGCAGCCCCAGGGACATGCTCCCTGTCTGGATGGAAGGGGTGCCTGCCCACTCCCTCCAGCCCTGAGCCCCTGCTTTGCTACTGAGTCTGATGAACAACAGAGCCTGTGGTGTGAGAAATGATATCCTCACCTCCTCTGAGGTGCTGAGCAAGAGCCGATCTGTGTCAAAGTTAAAGCGTCTGTGGGCAGCCCGGAGGGGAGGCAGGTTGCGAAGTGCCATGTCCTCTGGGAGCAGCAAGCTAGACGGGAGGTCAGGCAGTTCACAACCTTCAAGAAGATCCTGGACCTCAGGACACAGGACCAGGCCTGGGGAGAAAGAGGATACATGAGACCACCTGCCTTATGGGAGCCCCCAGTCAGAGGGACACAGTCCTTCCTCAGAGGCTGTGAGACAGGACATACTCCTCAGACATAAAGTGGGGAGAGACTGgggggggagaaaggagagatggGTACACAGGGCCATCAGGCAGAGCTTTAGGAGACCAGAGCTGGGAGGGTTAGAGGACTGCTCAGACTGGGATGGGCCCCTGACAGAGGGACAATTACACTAGGATGGATGTGAGAGGAGGTACTCTGGAAAAAGGAATGGATTGCCCTTGGGTGAGTCCAGAGGTAGGAGAAGGTGATTTCCAGCTGGAAGGTGGCAGAAGGGGATGAACCAGACAGATGGGCTCTGAAGGTCAAGGTCAATTCTCAATGAGGAAGGCATCAGTGCCACACCAGTGACTGGGGCTGGCTCACAGGCTCCCCTAACTCTGCTCTTGCCACTCCATTGCCTTCCCCAGGGAGCACACTCCCTGGTGGACCAGGCCACCTGCCCACAGCAGGGCAGTGTTGGGGTAGGAAACCAGAGAGGCCCAGACCACAATGACTGCTGTGTGTTAGGGAGGCTAGGCAGTGAATCCCATTAACCTCCTTACCCTAAGGGCCAGGTTACCAGGAAAGGGGGAGGCGGGTTTTGTGGGgccagtgagggagagagagggaggacagTGCCAGGGACTCACTCACCAGACTCTTGGAGTTCGCCAGCAGCTGGCAACAGATTAAGCAACATAGACAGGCGGTTCCACAGACTTTGAGAGCTcttgagggagagaagagaagagagagacttCAGCTGGGGCAGTGCTGCAGGCTGGCAGTGAACAAGAAAAGCACTATATCTGGGGGGTCTGGGGCTATGGTCACAAGCCTAGAAGCGTTtgagagaaaaattaacaaaagaggCCAAGGGGGGCTCACGGAGGACTTGGAAAACAGGGGGGAATGAAGAAGGGGACCATGAAGCCTCACTGAACTTCATCAACCGCTGAAGGCTTGAAACCACAGGAGAAACTCTCTGGATCTTGGTAGTGGAAAAAGCTAGAGCATTGGAGGAAGCTTCTCCCTGTCTAGCACTTTTCCTTTCAGCCCTCCACGTGCCCACACTGGGCCACCTCTCTGGGGATATGACCTGCACCCCCATCTTCACCACACCGCCCTCGATGACTAACAATGACTAACTAGCTGTCATCGGGCACAAGCACGTGCCCAAGGTTGTGCCTGGCCCTGACCTAAACTCCCTCATCTAGGAAAGAGGGCGACCTGCAGGGAAAAGGGTCTTTCACAGCAGGCAGGTGTACTACTAGAATAAAGCAACACTGAAGAAAAGTCTCAGGGCACCGGAGGCTCAAGATTAAGACTCTGAAcctgagaaaggaaggaaaaggtcaCAATCACGCCAGCCAGTCTCCACAGCAGCCCGCCTCTGACACCACTCGCTCCAGCTACAGGACTCTCGTTAAGCCGTTTCCCTGCTTCACAACACCTGCACCTTGTCTGAACATCCTGTCACTTCCCAGTCTCATCTCTCTTGTCACTACTCAgtgctctctcctttctctggacTCTGGTGTTTACCTATCAAGGTTAGCCCTTGAACACATACTGTCATAGACATTACTCATAATGGCAGGCATTATGCCTGGCGTTGGGGACACAAAGTAGAGTAAGCGGTGCTCTCATTTTCCCAGTCCACAAAATTTGTATCCCAGCCCAGGCCACAGACTCTTTGAGGGCAAAGGTCGTGCCTAATCCTTGCCCCATAAAAATCATAAGGAaccagcacagagcaggtgcttgaCAATAACTCTTGTTTTGACCAGCCCACCTGAGGGGATTCCCACACCCCATCCTGGCTGGCGCCCTCCCCTAATACCTTGGGACCTGACGGAGATCAGTGGGAGTGGAGTGACACACCTGCGCACACACAATGATGAGGTCGGGGTTAGTCCGTAGCCAGTCCAGGAAGACTTTCACAGCAGGAAGCAGGCCTTCGGCCATCAGGACTTGCAGCTTCTCCTGGATGCTGCGCTCATTCCGACAGGAGCGCCCACTAGACTCACTTCCCTCCGACTCAGAGCCCTCTTCAGAGGCTGAGGGTGGGTGACAGAGAACCAGGATGAGCGACTAGCAGGCACATGGCAACAAGCTTCAGCTCTGTGGGGGGAGCATGCCCCAACCTGCTTGGACTCTTCTGAAGAATTCTGATGTGAGAagagaggaatcaggctcctgccTAACTTTTCTAGGCCCACTAACTGGTTGCTTTTAAGTCAAGAGCCTGGTGCCTGTTAAAATACgagctaaggggcttccctggtggtgcagtggttaagaatctgcctgccaatgcaggggacacaggttcgagccctggtccgggaagatccacatgccgcagagcaactaagcccgtgcgccacaactactgagcctgcactctagagcccacatatgccatctactgaagcctgcgtgccctagagcccgtgctctgcagcaagagaagccactgcgataagaagcccacgcaatacaacagaagagtagcccctgctcgccgcaactagagaaagcccgtgcacagcaacgaagacccaacgcagccaaaaataaataaattaaaaaaaaaaaacaacaaaaataacgaGCTAATTTGTGAGGTCTACAGCTACTCACTCAACTGATATTTATGATGTGCCTATACTGTGCAAAAGGCAGGGCAGACAGTCAGAAATGAGCTacaggtggggagaaaaggggtaCAGAATTAAAGAACTACTTCCAACTCCTAGCTCTTCAAATCTGCAGGTTAGAACACTAAGTAGTTCACACTCCAACTCTGAGCATCAgcttcctcatttcttttattcattctaaGTCCcaaccatgtgccaagcactgtgttaggTAATGAGGATACAGCGATAGACAAAACATGGACTGCCCTGCCCACAAGAGGCTCATGGTATTGGGGGGGACGGACAGACAAGTCAACGGACAATGTCACTTGAGTGGGAAAAGGCTGGAAGTTGCCAAGGTGCAGAGTCTACAGGAGCCCACAAGAAGCCTACCCTTGGAGGAATCCCAGACCAAGTGACTTTTAAGCTAAAATCTAGAGTGAGAATTAGCCAAGCAATAGGCTCGGGGCAAGGGAGGAAATGTATGTTCCAGACCAAAGAAGCACTGTGCACAGAAGTTTGGAGGTAAAGAACAGAATTTAGAATAGGGATGATAACTCTTCCACCACAAGACTGCTGTGAAAATTAGATAAGACCCCCAAAAAAATCCAACCTAGTGCTTGGCATAGAGTAGATGCCACAAATGCTCACTGATGCTGCTGACCAGGTGCTCCCCTTGCACCTCAGGGGAAGACCCTCAGGAGAACAGTCTCATTCTAATCCACCTGCCCTGGTGGGTGTTGGTTTTTCTAGCTTCCAGGAGCCCTGGTAGGACCTGGGATGGCACGGGAGGGAGTTACAGCTGCAGTGCTGTGTAAGGAGAAAAGCCCCAAACCCACGGGTCAAGGTAGGAGTGGGAGGAGAATAAGACCATGAAATCAGCTGGGAGCTGAGAATAAGGAAGTGAGCAGCAGAGGGGATTCCCAGGAAAAAACTCCAGGCCACACTACAGGCAGAAGCCAAAAGCAAGGCAGTGAGGGTGGGGATGAGAGGTActcaaacagagaaaaaagtgGCCTCTCTCAGATGAATGCCAATGGTATGGAGGTGAGGACCAGAGCAAGATGATGAAGAGAGGCCCAAGTACCTGGCTCTGAGGGCTTGTCCACATCCCCATTGACACAGGGCCTGCGGCTGGCCAAGGTGGGAGCTTCGGTGGTGGGCTGGAGGAGCAGGTTGCTGAAGGTGGGGGCCAGTCGGAAGCAGCGTTTAGTCTGGAACATCTGGGTGGACATGGCTTGTAGATTGCTGGCAATGCTGGCCTCACTGGGGCCCAGTGGGCCGTTGAGGGATTCAGGAGCCTCTGACCTGGCCCGAGGTGGCTCCAGGGCTGGGGACCGTGTCCCTTCCTCGTCCTCCATATCTTCCAGGTCTGATCGGGACTCTTGACTGTTCATTTCTGAATCTGTCTCGGCATCAAAGGCCGTTCCCCCACCTTCGAGGCTCTTGTCAGAGCCACTGTCTGAGCCCTCACTGGCCCGGGCTGAGTCATGGCTCGAGTCTGAGTCAAAGCCTTCACTCAGGTCACTGTCATCACCAGCTTTGGGTGGGTGGCGCCTGCGGCGGAGGCAGGAGAGGCGGGAGAACTTCCGGCTCTTTCTGACCTCGCCATCTTGAGATGCTGCAGGAGGAGGCTCAGGACCcggctcctcctccttctccaaggGTTCCTTAGACTCTGGTTCATCTGTGGAAAAAGGATGGTCAGGTGGGGCCTAGGGACAAACCGGAACGAGGACACTGGCAGGTGCTCTTTGACAGCACCTCCCCTGCCACACCTGTGTTCCCCTCCCATGATCCCCACACCCCATGCTAACCCTTCCACAGTTACAACCTCCCCTGTGCCTGCACCTGTGTCATCACTCTGGAATGCCGGGACGGGATTCTCGCCCTCTTCCAGCTCAGCTTGCAGCCGTATGTTGACATGATTGACAAGGTGGGAGAAGAGGGCCAGGGTGAAGGCAATGGCTGCACTGTACTGCTTGGATCCTAAAACCAGGAAAGCCAGCATTA
This genomic stretch from Kogia breviceps isolate mKogBre1 chromosome 1, mKogBre1 haplotype 1, whole genome shotgun sequence harbors:
- the SMG5 gene encoding nonsense-mediated mRNA decay factor SMG5 isoform X2, yielding MDWAQMACHRCLVYLGDLSRYQNELAGVDTELLAERFYYQALSVAPQIGMPFNQLGTLAGSKYYNVEAMYCYLRCIQSEVSFEGAYGNLKRLYDKAAKMYHQLKKCETRKLSPSKKRCKDIKRLLVNFMYLQSLLQPKSSSVDSELTSLCQSVLEDFNLCLFYLPSSPNLSLASEDEEEYESGYAFLPDLLIFQMVIICLMGVHSLKRAGSKQYSAAIAFTLALFSHLVNHVNIRLQAELEEGENPVPAFQSDDTDEPESKEPLEKEEEPGPEPPPAASQDGEVRKSRKFSRLSCLRRRRHPPKAGDDSDLSEGFDSDSSHDSARASEGSDSGSDKSLEGGGTAFDAETDSEMNSQESRSDLEDMEDEEGTRSPALEPPRARSEAPESLNGPLGPSEASIASNLQAMSTQMFQTKRCFRLAPTFSNLLLQPTTEAPTLASRRPCVNGDVDKPSEPASEEGSESEGSESSGRSCRNERSIQEKLQVLMAEGLLPAVKVFLDWLRTNPDLIIVCAQSSQSLWNRLSMLLNLLPAAGELQESGLVLCPEVQDLLEGCELPDLPSSLLLPEDMALRNLPPLRAAHRRFNFDTDRLLLSTSEETVVRICCIRSFGHFVARLQGSILQFNPEVGIFVSIAQSEQESLLQQAQAQFRMAQEEARRNRLMRDMAQLRLQLEVSQLEGSLQQPKAQSSMSPYLVPDTQALCHHLPVIRQLATSGRFIVIIPRTVIDGLDLLKKEHPGARDGIRYLEAEFKKGNRYIRCQKEVGKSFERHKLKRQDADAWTLYKILDSCKQLTLAQGAGEEDPSGMVTIITGLPLDNPSTLSGPMQAALQAAAHASVDIKNVLDFYKQWKEIG